One segment of Paenibacillus rhizovicinus DNA contains the following:
- a CDS encoding DUF6492 family protein, giving the protein MSVPIRARINSKTKIDVLIPAIEKDLVTLPYVIDAVRKQVKHPIGQIMIVSPDRPRMRNLCRRKGCRFVNENSVLPITKRNIRYRSKKWERSGWLFQQLLKMSGDNLGNSNYFLAIDADTVLIRPHVFRIGAKTLFYCRNWSQPEYFKTYRKLLGRKAASPSSFVTHYMLFEKSKLRRLKRVIAAKHRMSWYAAILKKMDRTKQFAFSEFETYGNFLYANNPSGVLLRKALNKSLSTNIAQLSPGRRKTLARKYRSLSFHKRKGYARSKKR; this is encoded by the coding sequence CTTGATCCCCGCGATCGAGAAAGATTTAGTCACGCTCCCCTACGTCATCGACGCCGTCAGAAAACAAGTGAAACATCCTATCGGGCAAATCATGATCGTCTCTCCGGACCGCCCCCGGATGCGGAATCTGTGCAGGCGCAAGGGATGCCGATTCGTTAATGAAAACAGCGTGCTTCCAATCACGAAACGAAACATCCGCTATCGCTCCAAGAAATGGGAACGCTCCGGCTGGCTTTTTCAGCAATTATTGAAGATGAGCGGCGACAACCTGGGCAATTCCAACTACTTTTTGGCCATTGACGCGGACACGGTGCTCATTCGTCCGCATGTATTCAGGATCGGCGCAAAGACGTTATTTTATTGCCGGAATTGGAGCCAGCCTGAATACTTTAAAACCTACCGGAAGCTTCTGGGCAGAAAGGCAGCCTCCCCTTCATCCTTCGTCACCCACTACATGCTGTTCGAGAAATCGAAGCTGCGGCGATTGAAACGCGTCATCGCGGCGAAACACCGCATGAGCTGGTACGCGGCGATCCTGAAAAAGATGGACCGCACGAAGCAGTTCGCATTCTCCGAATTCGAAACGTACGGCAACTTTCTCTATGCGAACAATCCGAGCGGCGTCCTTCTCAGGAAGGCGCTGAACAAGAGCCTGTCGACGAACATCGCGCAGCTCTCCCCGGGACGAAGGAAGACGCTGGCGCGGAAGTACCGCTCGCTCTCCTTCCATAAACGCAAAGGCTATGCAAGGAGTAAGAAGCGATGA
- a CDS encoding sugar phosphate nucleotidyltransferase, with the protein MRIVLLSGGSGKRLWPLSNEIRSKIYLKLLPSEDGGKESMIQRVCRQLEEAGLLPYSSIVAHHSQAEITQNHVGSRILFHAEPHRRGTFAAVALAASYLHARQLAAADETICVLPVDLFVESEFFRLLHAFPDVLAQSGADLGLLGTTPKHPSSQFGYIVPQPTDKGDHTSQAYAAVDQFIEKPNEEAARRLIDKQALWNCGVFAFPLSFMLSSLQSKGLPVDYEDLLDRYEQLPEVSFDVEIVEKTQRRAVIAYDQAWRDLGDWNALPDYLGSPVIGQGEISSDSVHTHVVNELACPIHVIGLSNVIVAASADGILVASKDKSNQIKQRLTDGQQPRFGEKRWGTYHVLDDAKTDAESETLTQKVTLLPGKNTSYHLHRKRTETWIILSGTGEFLLDAAHMQIQAGDVLRIPAGSKHAVKAITPLTFIAVQIGENLLGEEDVLRIAMTWEEIIRASKMG; encoded by the coding sequence TTGCGGATTGTTCTATTGAGCGGCGGCTCCGGCAAGAGACTGTGGCCGTTGTCGAACGAGATTCGCTCGAAAATTTACTTGAAGCTCCTCCCCTCCGAAGACGGCGGCAAAGAATCCATGATTCAGCGGGTATGCCGACAGTTGGAGGAGGCCGGATTGCTCCCTTACAGCTCGATCGTTGCTCATCATAGCCAAGCTGAAATTACGCAAAATCATGTGGGCAGCCGCATTCTGTTCCATGCGGAGCCGCATCGAAGAGGGACGTTCGCGGCGGTTGCCCTGGCTGCAAGCTATTTGCATGCCCGGCAGCTGGCGGCGGCGGACGAAACGATCTGCGTGCTGCCGGTCGATCTATTCGTGGAGTCGGAGTTTTTCCGGTTGCTGCACGCGTTTCCCGATGTTCTTGCGCAATCAGGCGCGGATTTGGGCCTGCTCGGTACGACGCCGAAGCATCCCTCCAGCCAATTCGGATATATCGTGCCGCAGCCAACGGACAAGGGCGATCATACATCGCAGGCCTACGCTGCCGTTGATCAATTCATCGAGAAGCCGAACGAAGAAGCCGCGCGCCGTCTGATTGACAAGCAAGCGCTGTGGAACTGCGGCGTGTTCGCGTTTCCGTTGTCGTTCATGCTTTCGAGTTTGCAGAGCAAAGGTTTGCCCGTGGACTATGAAGACCTGCTTGATCGCTATGAACAGCTTCCCGAGGTTAGCTTCGATGTCGAGATCGTGGAGAAGACGCAGCGCCGCGCGGTGATTGCCTATGATCAGGCTTGGCGGGATCTTGGCGACTGGAACGCGCTCCCGGATTATTTGGGCAGTCCCGTCATCGGCCAGGGAGAGATATCAAGCGACTCCGTTCATACGCACGTGGTCAACGAGCTCGCTTGTCCGATTCACGTAATCGGCCTTTCCAATGTCATCGTCGCTGCAAGCGCGGACGGTATTCTCGTGGCCAGCAAAGACAAATCCAATCAGATCAAACAGCGGTTAACCGACGGGCAGCAGCCCCGCTTCGGGGAGAAAAGATGGGGAACCTATCACGTGCTGGACGATGCCAAGACAGATGCGGAATCGGAAACCTTAACGCAGAAAGTCACCCTCCTGCCTGGGAAAAATACAAGCTATCATCTTCACCGGAAGCGAACGGAGACGTGGATCATCCTCTCGGGCACTGGAGAATTCCTCTTGGACGCCGCGCATATGCAGATACAAGCCGGGGACGTGCTGCGGATCCCCGCCGGATCCAAGCACGCCGTCAAGGCGATTACGCCGCTTACGTTCATTGCAGTCCAGATCGGCGAGAATTTGCTGGGTGAAGAGGACGTCCTGCGGATCGCCATGACATGGGAGGAAATTATCCGAGCTAGCAAGATGGGCTGA
- a CDS encoding VOC family protein: MNEHKGYVPSAASIAPWLSVSNAAEALRFYETAFGSVELYRLEEEDGRLVIAELAVGGAGFWIQEDPDSSPDKGSGGGSVRMILTVSDPDAVFGQAIAAGAAEIAPVGEGHGWRIGRLADPFGHHWEIGRRLEAR, translated from the coding sequence ATGAATGAACATAAAGGATACGTCCCGTCCGCAGCATCAATCGCCCCGTGGCTCTCGGTAAGCAATGCTGCCGAGGCGCTGCGGTTCTACGAAACGGCGTTCGGCTCCGTGGAGTTGTACCGGCTGGAGGAAGAGGACGGCCGGCTCGTAATCGCAGAGCTCGCCGTAGGCGGCGCGGGCTTCTGGATTCAGGAGGATCCCGATTCCTCCCCTGACAAAGGGAGCGGAGGCGGATCAGTCCGCATGATTCTGACCGTGAGCGACCCGGATGCCGTGTTCGGGCAGGCCATCGCGGCCGGGGCGGCCGAAATCGCGCCGGTCGGCGAAGGGCATGGCTGGCGCATCGGCCGCCTTGCCGATCCGTTCGGCCACCACTGGGAAATCGGCCGGCGGCTTGAGGCGCGATGA
- a CDS encoding LysM peptidoglycan-binding domain-containing protein, with product MQQNKSNETGHRSRAARVREKKAGSSGMLLTTGAFLIVLCAILYGIFASHKDSGSKALEASTPPAAGNAANGGAGSGTNQNQGQAGDSANAGASANDSDTANAPDSAGTTDSPGAAGSANDAGTADAGQPSANAPSDSNAGDAPAAGDSVPDSGGNAAADTGTDTAPAADPVKQEPPKQTGSDKGTKAPAVSGHASGSKLPTTYVVKKGDTLSTISLKFYQSKQYVAFLAKRNGIAFVNDMKVGDTIKIPALTSDAASVPTKPSSADYSKVKLPATYLVTPGDTLYRISVLFYQSGDYVSFLAKQNNLNEKEGLKAGISLRIPAKPAAK from the coding sequence ATGCAGCAGAACAAATCGAACGAAACGGGTCATCGATCCAGAGCCGCACGCGTGCGGGAGAAGAAAGCCGGATCCAGCGGCATGCTGCTGACGACCGGGGCTTTTCTGATCGTGCTTTGCGCTATCTTATACGGTATATTCGCTTCGCATAAAGACTCCGGGTCTAAAGCTCTCGAGGCTTCCACGCCGCCTGCGGCGGGCAACGCTGCCAATGGAGGAGCCGGTTCCGGTACGAATCAGAATCAAGGACAAGCCGGCGATTCGGCTAACGCCGGCGCAAGCGCCAACGACTCGGATACCGCGAACGCTCCAGACTCTGCGGGTACGACCGATTCCCCGGGCGCGGCGGGAAGCGCCAATGATGCGGGCACGGCGGATGCCGGCCAGCCGAGCGCGAACGCGCCATCCGATTCCAACGCCGGCGACGCGCCTGCTGCCGGCGATTCAGTGCCCGATTCCGGCGGAAACGCCGCTGCGGATACCGGGACCGACACTGCTCCGGCCGCCGATCCCGTTAAGCAAGAGCCTCCGAAACAAACCGGATCGGATAAGGGAACCAAGGCGCCCGCCGTCTCCGGCCACGCTTCGGGTTCGAAGCTCCCGACGACTTACGTCGTGAAGAAAGGCGATACGTTATCGACGATTTCCTTGAAGTTTTATCAATCCAAGCAGTATGTGGCCTTCTTGGCGAAACGCAACGGGATTGCGTTCGTGAACGACATGAAAGTCGGTGATACGATTAAGATTCCCGCTTTGACCTCGGATGCGGCATCGGTACCCACCAAGCCTTCAAGCGCGGATTATTCCAAGGTCAAGCTGCCGGCAACCTACCTCGTTACTCCCGGCGATACGCTGTACCGCATTTCCGTGCTGTTCTACCAATCGGGCGACTACGTGAGCTTCCTTGCGAAGCAAAACAACCTCAATGAGAAGGAAGGCCTGAAAGCCGGCATCTCGCTCCGCATTCCGGCCAAGCCCGCAGCGAAATAA
- a CDS encoding copper amine oxidase N-terminal domain-containing protein, translated as MHRKSLRLRTLATNAVLIAAMALSAPVLTAAKPAAAAATADSSASAGITVTVNGAAFKPATAPFIADGTVYLPVRDTGELLGATIAWLAPTRTVTMHYPELSVTLGEGSASAAVNGKTVTLTAPLKSVGGQVFVPLRFFAEVMGADVKWNAASRTVSIAHADDFIRQKWGSIWLNRKTGELYIAKDDQSQAVDYGKLNVSLQGEVTFNASGYSGDNWVLTVVDRYGAGPVHYDAYNVLFRKQTIVAQKKASYESRYEQNTASFQMYQSKEWLSYNALTDGKIVTVYDGDAKAVKEYDLPALTGQDDVFTVLAVGNDYLEVRPGKTGLLTLIDLKDGTVAIMADKLLDGQELNAVHAHADPNHTDGLGYGGDTGTGELGFYYTSPLGSANGSSIRLTYERPSYDEERSKLPKPKTLGELAAACGPATVKTVDMADGDQIYIPLSGANEADRTGIAAVCGIVRKFADKGVEETLPSYFGDRFFHGMEISFTGDDYLSMYIAGPGKLALGAGLGGKTTVLNDSQAVTDFEQLKKLPTSIVVKPNPVHFGETLHFSGNNGNGEASGLFRVYWQPSAAGASSQAPLVIYSGTTTFGRYDVQFGMPAFGQAPDGTMKPILPGKGKLSITGNGSGMPFPADTELAAASAPFLSVNGVPAADAALKPLAVGGRIYVPVRAVASLSGQPVTWDKATNSILIRTKPSTAKPASKGALTLWIDGKQGAADIQPIVRGGAAYVPIRAVTAAFGYPVTWNGASGCANITIVRPGK; from the coding sequence ATGCACCGCAAATCGCTGCGATTGCGTACCCTTGCAACGAACGCCGTTCTTATTGCTGCTATGGCGCTGAGCGCCCCGGTTCTTACCGCTGCCAAGCCGGCAGCCGCGGCCGCAACGGCCGATTCATCCGCATCAGCGGGCATTACGGTCACGGTAAACGGTGCCGCATTCAAGCCGGCAACCGCGCCATTCATTGCCGACGGCACCGTCTACTTGCCCGTGCGGGATACCGGCGAGCTGCTCGGCGCGACGATTGCTTGGCTCGCGCCGACCCGTACCGTTACGATGCATTACCCGGAATTATCGGTCACGCTCGGCGAAGGCTCGGCGAGCGCGGCCGTCAATGGCAAGACTGTTACGTTAACGGCGCCGTTGAAGTCCGTTGGCGGTCAAGTCTTCGTCCCGCTGCGATTCTTCGCGGAGGTGATGGGAGCGGACGTGAAGTGGAATGCCGCGAGCAGAACGGTGAGCATCGCGCATGCGGACGATTTCATCAGGCAGAAATGGGGATCGATCTGGCTGAATCGGAAGACGGGGGAGCTGTATATCGCGAAGGACGATCAGTCGCAGGCCGTGGATTACGGCAAGCTCAATGTTTCGCTGCAAGGGGAAGTGACCTTCAACGCGAGCGGTTACAGCGGCGATAACTGGGTATTAACCGTCGTGGATCGCTACGGCGCAGGCCCCGTCCATTATGACGCGTACAATGTGCTCTTCCGCAAGCAGACGATCGTGGCCCAGAAGAAGGCCAGCTACGAGTCCCGCTATGAGCAAAACACGGCCAGCTTTCAGATGTACCAGTCGAAAGAATGGCTGTCCTACAACGCGTTGACGGACGGCAAAATCGTAACGGTGTACGACGGCGACGCGAAGGCGGTGAAGGAATACGATTTGCCTGCGCTGACCGGTCAGGACGATGTTTTCACCGTACTGGCTGTCGGCAACGACTATCTGGAAGTCCGTCCGGGCAAGACCGGTCTCCTGACGCTGATCGACCTGAAAGACGGCACCGTCGCGATTATGGCGGACAAGCTGCTGGATGGCCAAGAACTGAACGCGGTGCATGCGCATGCCGATCCGAACCATACCGACGGTCTCGGCTACGGCGGAGACACGGGGACCGGCGAGCTGGGATTCTACTATACCAGTCCGCTCGGCAGCGCGAACGGAAGCTCCATTCGTCTGACCTATGAGCGGCCGTCATACGACGAAGAGAGAAGCAAGCTGCCGAAGCCGAAGACCCTCGGCGAGTTAGCGGCGGCGTGCGGTCCGGCAACCGTGAAGACCGTTGACATGGCGGATGGCGATCAGATCTATATCCCGCTGTCGGGCGCCAATGAAGCGGATCGGACGGGGATCGCCGCCGTCTGCGGCATCGTGAGGAAATTCGCGGACAAGGGGGTGGAAGAGACGCTGCCTTCTTACTTCGGCGATCGGTTCTTCCACGGGATGGAGATTTCGTTCACGGGAGACGATTACCTCTCGATGTATATCGCGGGTCCGGGCAAGCTGGCGCTCGGCGCCGGATTGGGCGGCAAGACGACCGTGTTGAACGATTCGCAGGCCGTGACGGATTTCGAGCAATTGAAGAAGCTGCCGACCTCGATTGTCGTGAAACCGAATCCGGTTCATTTTGGAGAGACGCTTCATTTCAGCGGCAACAACGGCAACGGCGAAGCGTCGGGTCTCTTCCGGGTGTATTGGCAGCCGTCTGCGGCAGGCGCTTCGAGCCAAGCTCCCTTGGTAATTTACAGCGGAACGACGACGTTCGGGCGTTATGACGTACAATTCGGGATGCCGGCATTCGGGCAGGCGCCGGACGGAACGATGAAACCGATCCTGCCGGGAAAAGGTAAATTGTCGATTACGGGCAACGGCTCGGGCATGCCGTTTCCGGCGGATACGGAGCTGGCGGCAGCGAGCGCGCCGTTCCTATCCGTAAACGGCGTGCCTGCAGCCGATGCGGCGCTTAAACCTCTGGCAGTCGGCGGGCGGATCTACGTACCCGTCCGGGCCGTAGCTTCGCTGAGCGGTCAGCCCGTGACTTGGGACAAGGCGACGAACAGTATCTTGATCCGCACGAAGCCGTCTACAGCGAAGCCGGCAAGCAAGGGGGCGCTCACGCTGTGGATCGACGGCAAGCAGGGGGCGGCGGATATCCAGCCGATCGTTCGCGGCGGCGCGGCCTACGTTCCGATTCGCGCGGTAACGGCCGCGTTCGGCTACCCCGTAACTTGGAACGGCGCGAGCGGCTGCGCCAATATCACCATCGTCCGCCCGGGTAAATAA